The segment CCCCTCAATGCAGGCGCTTTACTCCTCTTCCTAACCCTCTCCCTCCCCTTCCTCACAAGCTGATTTATCGTCGGCATACCAAAACTCCACCAAAAACCACAATTATTTTAGAAAAAAACACCACACACTTGCAAACACTACTCTGAAAAGCATCAAAACGTTTATCAAACTATCAAAGTATCACAAAGACAAAGAAAAGGAACTCAATAGTTTTTGCCCCCGAGAGGTAAGTGTAGTTGCACAAACATACTTTCCTTCCCATTTACCTCAACTACTAACCGCAAATCTCCCAAATCTTCACAGGTAATGTAACGTAATGAGGTTAGAAACTTAACCTCTTAGACGCTTCATTGAAAAATGTTCACTCAGTTCTGACAGGGACTGCAAGAGAAGAGAAGTAAAAGAAAAACCACACCTAATTGTAAACTTAGACCTTGTAAGATAAGTCCAAAGTATAACTCTGAAAAACCAATATGATGAAAAAATTTGTGAAAATCAACATATTCCGAAAATCTATAATAGAGGTGGGAATATGTGGGAAAAGGAGTTAGTGGATATACTTGAAGAAGAAAAAAAGATCTTAGGTTGTATATTAGAAAAGGAAAGACTGAAAAAGGATCTTCTTATAAAAAGGGAAGCAGAAAAACTTTTAGAAATAAACTCCGAAGAAGAGAAACTTTTTGACGAGCTGGACAGGTATGAATTTGCTAGAAAAGAAATTATGAAGAAAATATCCCACAGATTAAACTCTTCTTCCGAAGAGATAACTCTATCAAGAATATTAGAATTTGCATCAAACAAGCCACTTTTGGAAAATCTGAAGAACTCAATAATATCTCTCATTTCCGAGATAAAGCTACTTTCGTTTGAAAACAAAGTTCTGATAGAAAGCTCAATGAATGTTTCTCTCTCGCTAATAGAAAAACTCACAAACCTACAACCATCTGACAACAACTACAATTCCAAGGGCAAAAAAGAAATAAAGATAGATCTAACAACTTACTCCACAATTACCTAAATTTCAGAAGTCTGTTCTTTCTGAAACCAGCTAGGATCGTAAAGGTATCTAAAACATGATGGACATTGAACAATATCAGCTTTTAGTTTTATTTTTTCAACAACTACATAAGGTAGCACTATGTTGCACCCTGTGCAATAGTGATATTCTTCCTTAAACTTTTTCCCCTCCCCAAGACTATCAACAGGAACTATTGCTATCCCTTTCTTCTTTTGTAATATATTTGAGAAATGTTGTGCTATATGCAGAGGTACCTTTGAAAGTT is part of the Brevinematia bacterium genome and harbors:
- a CDS encoding 30S ribosomal protein S12, with protein sequence MPTINQLVRKGRERVRKRSKAPALRG
- a CDS encoding flagellar protein FlgN; protein product: MWEKELVDILEEEKKILGCILEKERLKKDLLIKREAEKLLEINSEEEKLFDELDRYEFARKEIMKKISHRLNSSSEEITLSRILEFASNKPLLENLKNSIISLISEIKLLSFENKVLIESSMNVSLSLIEKLTNLQPSDNNYNSKGKKEIKIDLTTYSTIT